The genomic DNA CACGTGGGCGCAGGTCCATCCTAAAGGGGTGGTCCCACGTTTTGACGTGTACTGAGGCCACATGCTAAGAAGGCTTGAGGAAAAGGGTTTTTTGGAGCGTTCCTTGGACAGCAAAGACCTTCGCCGCTTCAGCTTCCGTCTAACGGAAAAGGGAAAAAGCGGCTTGCGCCAGGCGGAGGCGCTTATGGAAAAGGCGCTAAGGCGGCGCTTGGCTCGGCTTCAACCGGAGGAAACAACGCACCTGTTGGAGTTGTTGGGCAGGCTGGAGGAAGCATGAATCCCACACCGCAAGAGGTTCGTTTCACCATGATAGGGGTCCTACTCGGGGTTTTGTTGGCGGCCCTGGACCAGACCATCGTGTCCACCGCCATGCCCCGCATCGTGGGGGAGCTTAGGGGAGCCGAGTACTACGCCTGGGTCACCACCAGCTACCTTCTCACCTCCACGGTTTCCGCCCCCATCTTTGGGAGGCTGACCGAGCTCTTCTCCCGTAAGGCGGTTTTGCTTTGGGCGGTAAGCCTTTTCCTTCTGGGTTCGGCCCTTTCCGGCCTTTCCCAGAACATGGCCCAGCTCATCCTCTTCCGGGGGCTCCAGGGGGTGGGGGGTGGGGCCCTTTTCGCCCTGGCCCTCACCACCATCGCCGTGCTCTTTCCCCCAAGGGAGCGGGGGAAGCTTTCCGGGGCCTTCGGGGCCATCTTCGGCCTTTCCTCCGCGGTGGGACCCTGGCTGGGGGGCCTCCTCACCGACCACCTTTCCTGGAGGTGGGTGTTTTACATCAACATGCCTGTGGGCGCGGTGGCCCTTTGGTTCATCCTGCGCTACATGCCGCGGCTTCGTCCTGGCGGGCGGGAACCCTTTGACTTTCTCGGAGCCCTCCTCCTCATCCTTTGGACGGTACCCCTTATGCTGGCCTTTTCCTGGGGCGGAAGTACCTATCCTTGGGGGAGCCCGGAGATCCTGGGACTTTTCGCCTTGGCCTTCCTGGGGCTTATCCTTTGGATCTGGACGGAGAACCGGCTTCCTTACCCGCTTTTTGACCTGTCAGTTTTTCGGGAACGGGTCTTCAGCCTTTCGGCAGCGGCGGCCTTCTTTTATGGCCCGGCCTTTCTGGGCGCCGTGGCCTTCCTGCCCCTCTACCTGCAGGTGGTGAAGGGGGTTTCTGCCAGCCAAAGCGGGGTTACCGTTTTGCCCCTCACCCTTGGCGTGGTGGTGGGGAGCCTGGGTGGAGGCCAGCTCCTGGCTCGCTTCGGACGGTATAAGGTCCTTCTCCTGGTGAGCGCCGGGTTTTTATTGGCTATTTTCCTGTTCCTCCACTTCACCCTTACGGTGGGAACCCCTCTGGTGGAGGTGGTGGGCCTCTTCTTCCTCTTGGGCCTTGGCCTGGGTCCGGCCCAGAGCGTCCTCAACATCGTGGCCCAAAGCGGCCTACCCAAGGAGCGCGTGGGAAGCGGAACCAGCATGGTGCAGTTCATGCGCCAGATCGGGTCCACCATGGGCATCGCCTTGCTGGGAACCATTCTGGCGCAAAGCCTCACCCAGCACCTCAAGGATGCTTTTCCCTCCGGGGCCTCCACCCCTGCCCTAAGCCGCGCGGGTGAGGGAATGGCCCTGGACCTGGACCGGGAGTTTGTCCGCCTCGAGGACCTTCTGGAGAAGGCCCTCAAGGGAGACCAGGGAGCTTACCAGGCCTTGAAGGCGGATCCCTTTCTACCCGAGGATCTCAAGAAAACCCTGAGGCCTGGGGGCATTCCCGCCCAGTTTGCCGAGGTTCGGACTCTGGTTACCCAGGCCCTGCGGGGAGATGAGGAGGCGCGAAAGGCGCTTTTGGCGGATTCCACCTTGTCACCCGAGGTGAAGGCCCTTCTCCTTCCTGGCGGGGTGGCTCAGGGCACGTTTTCCCTGTTGGAACGGGCTTGGTCCGGGGATGGGGTGGCCAAGGAGGCCCTCCTCGGCTTGCCCTGGGGCCAGGGCCTGGAGGGGCTGTTGGGCGCACCTTCCTCTCCTGCCATGAGGGCTCGGGTTACGTCCTTTCTCAAGGCCCTGGAGGACAGGGTGGTGGCCGAGACGCAGGCTTCCTTGAAAAGGGCTGAGGCCCAGGCCCTGAGCCAGGTGCCCGCCCAGGTGGTGGCCCGCCTCGAGGGAGTTCGGCTCAAGCTCAAGGAAGCCTTGCAGGTGGGCATCGTGGAGGCTCTTCGGGGGATTTTTCTCCTCAGCACCTTTTTTATAGGCCTTTCCCTGGTGGCCTT from Thermus neutrinimicus includes the following:
- a CDS encoding MDR family MFS transporter yields the protein MNPTPQEVRFTMIGVLLGVLLAALDQTIVSTAMPRIVGELRGAEYYAWVTTSYLLTSTVSAPIFGRLTELFSRKAVLLWAVSLFLLGSALSGLSQNMAQLILFRGLQGVGGGALFALALTTIAVLFPPRERGKLSGAFGAIFGLSSAVGPWLGGLLTDHLSWRWVFYINMPVGAVALWFILRYMPRLRPGGREPFDFLGALLLILWTVPLMLAFSWGGSTYPWGSPEILGLFALAFLGLILWIWTENRLPYPLFDLSVFRERVFSLSAAAAFFYGPAFLGAVAFLPLYLQVVKGVSASQSGVTVLPLTLGVVVGSLGGGQLLARFGRYKVLLLVSAGFLLAIFLFLHFTLTVGTPLVEVVGLFFLLGLGLGPAQSVLNIVAQSGLPKERVGSGTSMVQFMRQIGSTMGIALLGTILAQSLTQHLKDAFPSGASTPALSRAGEGMALDLDREFVRLEDLLEKALKGDQGAYQALKADPFLPEDLKKTLRPGGIPAQFAEVRTLVTQALRGDEEARKALLADSTLSPEVKALLLPGGVAQGTFSLLERAWSGDGVAKEALLGLPWGQGLEGLLGAPSSPAMRARVTSFLKALEDRVVAETQASLKRAEAQALSQVPAQVVARLEGVRLKLKEALQVGIVEALRGIFLLSTFFIGLSLVALVFLPDRELSGGLGPRPSLE
- a CDS encoding winged helix DNA-binding protein, giving the protein MLRRLEEKGFLERSLDSKDLRRFSFRLTEKGKSGLRQAEALMEKALRRRLARLQPEETTHLLELLGRLEEA